In a genomic window of Clavelina lepadiformis chromosome 7, kaClaLepa1.1, whole genome shotgun sequence:
- the LOC143465180 gene encoding p53 and DNA damage-regulated protein 1-like isoform X1: MARDPLFVMNYMVDLEMLAEDVLADKQQVVDLDKKRNSNREALTALRKKQVAPPYCMDKAWLNFGGMFIKVKKDDAITMLTKDQEELDKEIKTVQRGLHEKVNKLRDAQGQKDLSSFDLNPLTPKELSRVRH, from the exons ATGGCACGTGATCCACTATTTGTCATGAATTACATGGTTGACCTAGAGATGCTGGCTGAAGATGTTCTTGCCGACAAACAGCAGGTTGTTGATCTTGATAAAAAGCGAAATTCTAATCGTGAAGCGTTGACAGCTCTTCGTAAGAAGCAAGTGGCCCCTCCTTATTGTATGGACAAAGCTTGGCTGAACTTTGGTGGgatgtttattaaagtgaAAAAG GATGATGCCATCACGATGCTCACAAAAGATCAAGAAGAACTTGACAAGGAAATTAAAACAGTACAAAGgggtttgcatgaaaaagtaaacaagcTACGTGATGCTCAAGGGCAGAAAGATCTCAGTAGTTTTGATCTCAATCCCCTCACACCAAAAGAACTTAGTCGAGTCCGGCATTGA
- the LOC143465180 gene encoding transmembrane protein 230-like isoform X2: protein MSNSAVRYKKLTRVYGGDTDGEVYSSLQFEKPEPKVPIKAIGIAFVLFLVGTVLIVIGALLLSGHIDAKYSDRTWPVLILGIITFLPGFYHLRIAYYAWRGYVGYSFEDIPDYND, encoded by the exons ATGTCAAATTCCGCAGTTCGATACAAGAAGCTTACACGAGTATACGGTGGTGATACTGACGGAGAAGTATACTCTTCATTACAGTTTGAAAAACCTGAGCCAAAAGTTCCTATAAAAGCAATAGGAATTGCATTTGTTCTGTTTCTTGTTGGTACTGTGCTGATTGTAATTGGTGCATTGTTGTTATCAGGTCATATTGACGCAAAATACAG TGATCGGACTTGGCCTGTTTTGATTCTGGGTATAATTACTTTCCTTCCTGGCTTCTATCACTTGCGAATTGCGTATTATGCTTGGAGAGGCTACGTAGGGTACTCATTTGAAGATATTCCTGATTACAACGATTAG